One genomic region from Sander lucioperca isolate FBNREF2018 chromosome 3, SLUC_FBN_1.2, whole genome shotgun sequence encodes:
- the LOC116057007 gene encoding high choriolytic enzyme 1-like, which translates to MTPSASLLLLLLLGLSQALPLQEDGGKEEKAPDTVDITTRILRSNNGSNEILLEGDLLAPRTRNAMMCYTQNCFWKKNSSSLVTVPFTVSSEFTSSEKQLIVNAMQGFHSKTCIRFVPRKNENDYISVENKEGCFSELGKVGGSQVLSLNRQGCLYYGIIQHEVNHALGFQHEQTRSDRDNYVTINWDNIDPQMAYNFAKQVTNNQNTPYDYSSIMHYGRTAFSINGKDSITPIPNPNVQIGQRQGLSSWDIIRINKLYGC; encoded by the coding sequence ATGACTCCCTCTgccagcctgctgctgctgctcctgctcgGCCTCTCTCAGGCACTTCCTCTCCAGGAGGACGGAGGCAAAGAAGAAAAAGCCCCAGACACCGTCGACATCACCACCAGGATTCTGAGATCCAACAACGGCAGCAATGAGATCCTGCTGGAAGGAGACCTGCTGGCTCCCAGAACCAGAAACGCCATGATGTGCTATACCCAGAACTGCTTCTGGAAGAAAAACTCCAGCAGCCTGGTGACGGTCCCCTTCACCGTGAGCAGTGAGTTCACCAGCTCAGAGAAGCAGCTGATTGTCAACGCCATGCAGGGCTTCCACAGCAAAACCTGTATCCGCTTCGTCCCCCGTAAGAACGAGAACGACTACATCAGTGTGGAGAACAAAGAAGGATGTTTCTCCGAACTGGGCAAAGTGGGAGGCAGTCAGGTTCTCTCCCTCAACAGGCAGGGCTGCCTCTACTACGGCATCATCCAGCACGAGGTCAACCACGCTCTGGGCTTCCAGCATGAACAGACCAGGAGCGATCGCGACAACTACGTCACGATCAATTGGGATAACATCGACCCTCAGATGGCCTACAACTTCGCCAAGCAGGTCACCAACAACCAGAACACTCCCTATGACTACTCCTCCATCATGCACTATGGAAGAACAGCCTTCTCCATCAACGGGAAGGACTCCATCACCCCCATCCCCAACCCTAACGTCCAGATCGGCCAGAGGCAGGGCTTGTCCTCCTGGGACATCATAAGGATCAATAAGCTCTATGGCTGTTaa
- the LOC116057374 gene encoding high choriolytic enzyme 1-like: protein MTPSASLLLLLLLGLSQALPLQEDGGKEEKAPDTVDITTRILRSNNGSNEILLEGDLLAPRTRNAMMCYTQNCFWKKNSSSLVTVPFTVSSEFTSSEKQLIVNAMQGFHSKTCIRFVPRKNENDYISVENKEGCFSELGKVGGSQVLSLNRQGCLYYGIIQHEVNHALGFQHEQTRSDRDNYVTINWDNIDPILPTISAMK, encoded by the exons ATGACTCCCTCTgccagcctgctgctgctgctcctgctcgGCCTCTCTCAGGCACTTCCTCTCCAGGAGGACGGAGGCAAAGAAGAAAAAGCCCCAGACACCGTCGACATCACCACCAGGATTCTGAGATCCAACAACGGCAGCAATGAGATCCTGCTGGAAGGAGACCTGCTGGCTCCCAGAACCAGAAACGCCATGATGTGCTATACCCAGAACTGCTTCTGGAAGAAAAACTCCAGCAGCCTGGTGACGGTCCCCTTCACCGTGAGCAGTGAGTTCACCAGCTCAGAGAAGCAGCTGATTGTCAACGCCATGCAGGGCTTCCACAGCAAAACCTGTATCCGCTTCGTCCCCCGTAAGAACGAGAACGACTACATCAGTGTGGAGAACAAAGAAGGATGTTTCTCCGAACTGGGCAAAGTGGGAGGCAGTCAGGTTCTCTCCCTCAACAGGCAGGGCTGCCTCTACTACGGCATCATCCAGCACGAGGTCAACCACGCTCTGGGCTTCCAGCATGAACAGACCAGGAGCGATCGCGACAACTACGTCACGATCAATTGGGATAACATCGACCCAAT CCTGCCAACTATCTCTGCCATGAAGTGA
- the LOC116057032 gene encoding putative gonadotropin-releasing hormone II receptor, with amino-acid sequence MNASCCDPAVIMYQQSSGFDLNASCDWLTPHCNWTSVDRALQLPTFSTAAKVRVIITFILCGIATFCNLAVLWAVNGHKRKSHVRVLIINLTAADLLVTFIVMPVDAVWNITVQWLAGDLACRFLMFLKLQAMYSCAFVTVVISLDRQSAILNPLAISMARKRNRVMLMVAWTMSALFSIPQMFIFHNVTITYPANFTQCTTRGSFVTHWQETAYNMFTFSCLFLLPLVIMIVCYTRIFIQISKWMTKKNSSSNEPHLRCSKNNIPKARMRTLKMSIVIVICFIVCWTPYYLLGLWYWFFPDDLEGKVSHSLTHILFIFGLFNACLDPIIYGLFTMRFRRGLRSCYRNATVMSDLETNKMKCTATALPYERRMATGEKDSNCGQAESKSSLKGDILVISVLRVQHDQKTEQNQDLDTANRTG; translated from the exons ATGAACGCCTCGTGCTGTGATCCTGCAGTCATCATGTATCAGCAGAGCTCAGGATTTGACCTTAATGCCAGCTGTGACTGGCTGACCCCTCACTGTAACTGGACATCAGTGGACAGAGCGCTGCAGCTGCCTACCTTTTCTACAGCGGCCAAAGTCAGAGTGATCATTACCTTCATCCTGTGTGGCATTGCCACTTTCTGCAATTTGGCTGTGCTGTGGGCAGTCAATGGCCACAAGCGCAAATCCCACGTCCGCGTGCTGATAATCAACCTGACTGCAGCCGATCTCTTGGTTACTTTCATCGTGATGCCTGTGGATGCAGTGTGGAACATCACAGTTCAGTGGCTGGCCGGTGACCTGGCCTGCAGATTTCTGATGTTCCTCAAGCTGCAGGCCATGTACTCCTGTGCTTTTGTCACAGTGGTGATTAGTCTGGACAGACAGTCGGCTATCCTCAACCCTCTGGCCATCAGCATGGCCCGCAAAAGAAACAGGGTCATGCTGATGGTGGCGTGGACTATGAGCGCCTTGTTCTCAATCCCTCAG ATGTTCATTTTCCATAATGTGACCATCACATATCCAGCCAACTTTACTCAGTGCACAACTAGGGGGAGCTTTGTCACTCACTGGCAGGAAACAGCCTACAACATGTTCACCTTCTCCTGCCTCTTCCTGCTGCCACTGGTCATAATGATTGTCTGCTACACCAGGATCTTCATCCAGATCTCCAAATGGATGACGAAAAAGAACT CGTCCTCAAACGAGCCACATCTCCGTTGCTCAAAGAACAACATCCCAAAAGCTAGAATGAGAACTCTGAAAATGAGCATCGTCATAGTGATCTGCTTCATCGTCTGCTGGACTCCGTACTACCTGTTGGGTTTGTGGTACTGGTTCTTCCCAGACGACCTGGAGGGGAAAGTCTCCCACTCCCTCACCCACATCCTCTTCATCTTTGGGCTTTTCAACGCCTGCCTGGACCCAATCATCTACGGCCTGTTCACCATGCGCTTCCGCAGGGGGCTAAGGAGCTGCTACCGCAACGCCACGGTGATGTCAGACCTGGAAActaataaaatgaaatgtactgCCACTGCTTTGCCCTATGAAAGGAGGATGGCTACTGGTGAAAAAGACAGCAACTGTGGACAGGCTGAGTCAAAATCTTCTCTGAAGGGAGATATCCTTGTCATTTCAGTGCTGAGAGTACAACATGATCAGAAAACAGAGCAGAACCAGGATCTTGACACTGCTAATAGAACTGGTTAA